The following are from one region of the Bactrocera oleae isolate idBacOlea1 chromosome 6, idBacOlea1, whole genome shotgun sequence genome:
- the PolE2 gene encoding DNA polymerase epsilon subunit 2, whose amino-acid sequence MDDLTKLKRKITGSFKLSGFLIRSENSAFLAEQLLPFDDEERDKWLTVITENLQGQRLQTTQVERGALEKAINEINRVGLDEGETVFSVIDAFKVPRYHYNAQNKKFQPNKDLRTILTRPALKAGHLRERYAMLLQKTLRHELFAPAIIQGGVSAESQLKKFKLQYAENLLATSSVKEAVILGLLTQLKEGKFFIEDPTGSIELDLTRTRFHSGFFCEGCFVLAEGSYNNGTLKVDGLGFPPAEAATSSRAFFGTQNSWGGESVKLLKYSTRLQELESTNTEATLVFLSDVRLDNPVVLERLRMLFVGYDSCPPVAIVLMGPFSASSTNYHSLSQNLSALGSLATGCDQLKKQTDLIIIPSCEDPTAPNILPRAPLPETLATGLRKAWPRTILATNPCRLQYYTQQIVVCRLDLMAKFCRNTLHFPPDTDNIEQHFARTLICQNHLTPIHPIAMPVHWDFDSALWLYPLPDLVVIGDSCQSFSTTQHGCTVLNTGSFVKSKFAFKVYIPASRTIEDSEIPDDMTME is encoded by the exons ATGGATGATTTAACTAAGCTCAAAAGAAAAATAACGGGTTCCTTCAAACTAAGTGGGTTTCTTATACGATCAGAAAATAGTGCTTTTTTGGCGGAGCAACTTCTTCCATTCGATGATGAAGAACGTGATAAGTGGTTGACTGTTATTACTGAAAACTTGCAAGGTCAGCGTTTACAGACGACACAAGTCGAGCGAGGAGCACTGGAAAAAGCTATCAATGAAATAAATCGTGTTGGTTTGGATGAGGGTGAGACAGTTTTCTCGGTTATCGATGCGTTCAAAGTGCCACGCTACCACTACAATGCACAAAATAAAAAGTTCCAGCCAAATAAAGATTTACGCACTATACTGACACGTCCAGCTTTAAAAGCAGGACACTTGCGAGAAAGGTATGCAATGTTACTTCAGAAGACCTTACGTCACGAGTTGTTTGCCCCAGCTATAATACAGGGAGGAGTTTCAGCAGAgtctcaattaaaaaaattcaaattacaatATGCAGAAAACTTACTTGCAACATCATCGGTAAAAGAAGCAGTTATACTTGGATTATTGACACAGCTGAAAGAAGGAAAGTTTTTCATAGAGGATCCTACGGGTAGTATTGAATTGGACCTAACTAGAACACGTTTCCATTCTGGTTTCTTTTGTGAGGGATGTTTCGTCTTAGCTGAAGGTTCATATAATAATGGCACCCTTAAAG TTGATGGCTTAGGTTTTCCACCTGCGGAGGCAGCGACTAGTTCGAGAGCTTTTTTTGGTACTCAAAATAGCTGGGGTGGAGAATCTGTAAAGTTACTGAAATATTCTACACGACTGCAAGAACTGGAAAGCACAAATACTGAGGCTACACTTGTTTTTTTGTCAGATGTTCGTCTAGACAACCCAGTAGTTTTAGAGAGATTGCGTATGTTATTTGTTGGTTATGATTCATGCCCACCTGTTGCAATAGTGCTAATGGGGCCGTTCTCTGCTTCCAGCACCAATTACCATTCACTATCTCAAAATTTAAGTGCGTTGGGATCATTAGCTACTGGATGCGATCAGCTAAAAAAGCAAACAGATTTAATTATTATACCATCTTGCGAAGATCCAACAGCTCCAAATATTTTGCCACGAGCTCCACTACCTGAAACACTCGCAACTGGTTTGCGCAAAGCATGGCCACGGACAATTTTAGCAACTAATCCTTGTCGGCTGCAGTATTATACACAACAAATTGTCGTATGCAGATTAGATTTAATGGCAAAGTTCTGTCGCAACACGTTACACTTCCCGCCCGACACAGATAATATCGAACAACATTTTGCACGTACTCTGATTTGTCAAAATCATTTAACACCTATACACCCGATCGCTATGCCCGTGCATTGGGATTTTGATTCAGCTTTGTGGTTATATCCATTGCCCGATTTAGTTGTTATTGGCGATTCATGCCAAAGCTTTTCAACAACTCAACATGGATGTACGGTGCTTAATACAGGATCTTTTGTGAAAtctaaatttgcatttaaagtttatatacCGGCGAGCCGCACAATTGAAGATTCAGAAATACCAGATGATATGacaatggaataa
- the JTBR gene encoding protein JTB yields MLETCQRRHMLLGLSLLVVATVIVLIIESRFPDSESTRRSRAQQFVIENNSTCWQREEYSVIQECHPCTEFDIVSKSLGVCIHTHYKEVLRCKSGETVTRSCDRVALIDQRNFIKFEITCFCIGSLSYLVSYARDRILSRRTHLKIERQLNRMQ; encoded by the coding sequence ATGTTGGAAACTTGTCAAAGGCGTCACATGCTACTAGGGCTCAGCCTATTGGTGGTTGCAACCGTTATAGTGCTTATTATCGAGTCGCGTTTTCCTGATAGTGAGAGTACACGACGCTCCCGAGCTCAACAGTTCGTCATCGAAAACAATTCCACATGTTGGCAGCGCGAAGAATATAGTGTCATACAGGAATGTCATCCATGCACCGAATTCGACATTGTAAGCAAAAGCCTGGGTGTTTGTATACACACGCACTACAAGGAAGTTCTACGTTGTAAAAGTGGAGAAACTGTGACGCGTAGCTGTGATCGGGTTGCGCTTATCGACCAgcgtaatttcattaaatttgagATTACATGCTTCTGTATAGGCTCACTTAGCTATCTGGTTTCATATGCTAGAGATCGAATATTATCACGAAGAACGCATTTAAAAATTGAACGACAATTGAACCGcatgcaataa
- the Patj gene encoding patj homolog yields the protein MHLGADISSALQQMEAVKKGIDESEDAKLQMQTAESLKTILDLLQDPVFRTIVHVQDSLSELNAQLAQHPSMLPNDFDIDVAGNLVLSINGGDVMYDFSSAPLSPHSGPSSPGSGQLTPSVLTGVIESDEQGRPHSQNSKITGDLFAADYAQIQAIELVNDGTGLGFGIIGARTSGVTVKTILPGGVADRDGRLRSGDHILQIGDVNLHDMVSEQVAAVLRQSGTHVRLVVARPMEQSSPGQFTLEPGSAIVPTRVLADPVELERYLISTGYPEIFGESSTASTPQTTTEDERFIYRSDDISKRPPMAVPTIDLDELLALPETEKLQVELTKDMNGLGITIAGYVCEKEELSGIFVKSVSPGSAADMSGRIRVNDRIIEVDGQSLQGFSNHQAVELLKKSGQVVNLRLERYLRGPKYEQLQQAIAANDKIPSVPSTPSRVNLPSPITPVTSQRTSSVPKAQYPSHVTEDSHDLSFDGISNLPSVTIADSFITVSPATTSSIPTTTLSSFGSGKKMIAVRDSIDGTPKIIPTDISIGSIGKSESELTEMEEPMHAKNSTLISRHKYYTDPELTPDVEQEIIRKWKKIVGPDVDVIVAQIKKFAVGGLGISLEGTVDVEGGREVRPHHYIRSILADGPVGVNDVLRSGDELLEVNGERLLGMNHLEVVAILKELPQDVRMVCGRGKNALMPFSDDTLKKLSSNFENLMPTSDRLVKAKSDGSLATAGSVNDDSFNKLKSRSLEPLTGLAMWSSEPQIIELVKGDRGLGFSILDYQDPLDPNDTLIVIRSLVPGGVAQLDGRLIPGDRLLFVNSINLENASLDQAVQALKGAPKGVVRIGVAKPLPMTDNSLKSGNGNSIESKCEDSSMESSGMLGSENVSMQLSNASTMIVEPDLIPDWRK from the exons ATGCATTTGGGAGCGGACATTTCTAGTGCCCTGCAGCAAATGGAAGCTGTTAAGAAGGGCATCGATGAGTCCGAAGATGCAAAATTGCAAATGCAAACTGCCGAAAGCCTTAAAACAATATTAGATTTATTGCAGGATCCAGTTTTTCGTACCATTGTTCACGTTCAAGATTCCCTTTCCGAATTAAATGCTCAGTTGGCGCAACATCCATCAATGCTTCCCAATGATTTTGATATCGACGTGGCTGGAAATTTGGTGTTGAGTATTAATGGTGGTGATGTTATGTATGATTTTTCTTCTGCACCACTTTCTCCTCATTCGGGTCCAAGTAGTCCAGGTAGTGGTCAACTTACACCTTCTGTGTTGACAGGAGTAATCGAATCGGATGAACAAGGACGTCCACATTctcaaaattctaaaataacagGGGATCTTTTTGCTGCTGACTATGCGCAAATACAGGCTATTGAGTTGGTCAATGATGGTACTGGTCTTGGGTTCGGAATAATTGGTGCGCGTACTTCAGGTGTGACTGTAAAGACTATTTTACCAGGAGGGGTTGCAGATCGCGATGGACGCTTGCGTTCTGGAGATCATATTTTGCAAATCGGTGATGTAAACTTGCATGATATGGTTTCTGAGCAGGTGGCAGCAGTACTGCGGCAATCAGGTACGCACGTGCGCCTCGTAGTGGCGCGTCCTATGGAGCAGTCGTCGCCCGGACAATTTACGCTAGAACCTGGAAGTGCTATAGTACCCACGCGTGTTTTAGCTGATCCAGTTGAGTTAGAGCGATACTTAATATCTACAGGATATCCGGAGATATTCGGAGAAAGTTCTACTGCATCTACACCACAAACTACCACAGAAGATGAAAGATTTATTTACCGTTCGGATGATATTTCTAAACGTCCACCAATGGCAGTGCCGACTATCGATTTGGATGAATTATTGGCTTTACCCGAAACTGAGAAACTACAAGTTGAATTAACTAAAGACATGAATGGTCTCGGTATTACTATAGCTGGTTATGTTTGCGAAAAAGAGGAGCTTTCGGGTATATTCGTAAAGAGCGTTTCACCAGGATCTGCTGCAGATATGAGTGGACGTATTCGCGTTAATGATCGCATTATTGAGGTAGATGGTCAATCGTTGCAAGGTTTCTCGAACCACCAAGCGGTTGAGCTGCTCAAAAAATCAGGCCAAGTAGTTAATTTACGATTGGAGCGTTACTTACGTGGTCCAAAGTACGAACAATTGCAGCAGGCTATTGCTGCCAATGATAAAATACCTAGTGTTCCGTCGACACCTTCTCGAGTTAATTTACCTTCGCCAATTACTCCAGTTACATCACAACGAACATCATCTGTGCCTAAGGCACAATATCCAAGTCATGTCACAGAAGATTCCCATGATCTATCTTTTGATGGTATTTCCAATTTGCCATCGGTCACCATTGCAGATTCATTTATAACTGTGTCGCCGGCAACTACTTCGTCAATACCTACAACTACTTTGAGCAGTTTTGGATCGGGCAAAAAAATGATAGCAGTACGTGATTCCATTGATGGCACACCAAAAATTATACCTACAGACATTTCCATCGGTTCTATTGGCAAGTCCGAAAGTGAATTAACTGAAATGgaa GAACCAATGCATGCTAAGAATTCAACTTTAATTTCTCGGCACAAATACTACACTGATCCGGAGTTAACTCCAGATGTTGAACAGGAGATCATACGTAAATGGAAAAAGATTGTCGGCCCCGACGTTGATGTGATAGTTGCCCAGATTAAAAAGTTTGCAGTTGGTGGTTTAGGAATTTCTTTGGAAGGAACCGTTGATGTTGAAGGTGGACGTGAAGTCCGGCCACACCATTATATTCGTTCAATATTGGCTGATGGGCCTGTTGGTGTAAACGATGTTCTTCGATCTGGTGATGAGCTATTGGAAGTGAATGGCGAACGTTTACTTGGAATGAATCATTTAGAAGTAGTTGCTATTCTCAAGGAGCTGCCACAAGATGTACGTATGGTATGTGGCCGAGGCAAGAATGCTTTAATGCCATTCTCAGATGATACCTTGAAGAAATTAAGTAGCAATTTTGAGAATTTAATGCCGACCTCTGATCGATTGGTGAAAGCCAAATCCGATGGCAGCTTGGCCACTGCGGGTTCGGTCAACGACGACTCGTTCAACAAGCTGAAATCACGCTCACTAGAGCCACTTACAGGCCTTGCAATGTGGTCGTCCGAGCCGCAGATAATAGAACTGGTCAAGGGCGATCGTGGTTTGGGCTTCTCCATACTAGACTACCAAGATCCGTTAGATCCAAACGATACGCTAATTGTTATAAGATCTTTAGTGCCGGGAGGAGTAGCACAATTAGATGGGCGTCTTATACCCGGAGATCGCTTGTTATTTGTCAATTCTATAAATTTGGAAAATGCTTCTTTAGATCAAGCAGTTCAAGCACTAAAGGGTGCACCAAAAGGAGTAGTGCGTATTGGCGTAGCTAAACCGCTACCAATGACAGATAATTCTTTGAAGAGTGGAAATGGTAACAGCATTGAATCGAAATGCGAAGACTCATCTATGGAATCGAGCGGAATGCTGGGCAGTGAAAATGTCTCTATGCAGCTAAGCAATGCTTCTACAATGATTGTTGAGCCAGATTTAATTCCAGATTGGCGAAAATAA
- the LOC106620736 gene encoding dnaJ homolog subfamily B member 13: MNRSELDYYAVLNVPHDAPKENITLAYRKLAIQLCPHRDPKYERDFVPLLGPTHMEPLSSYRQWEYINMAYDVLGNDLYRAIYDRFGEVGLFQGIQLPNGYFPPYQYHGDHMKVYHAVFGSYSPYANIIDVVTNPPLLYSTLEHGIGVRKKDPPVEKIIYLELEEVFKGCTKLMHVWRQEFIDTKETRTEKRKKTLKLKILPGTTQGTRFCFNEEGDRCPTKIPADIIFITADKPHPLFERSHHHDLVYTHNITLKDALVGFSFTIRTLDKRALKINVSDVVYPGYMKTMPKEGLPVCENLPIAPDMRPAGLKKKKFGDLIIKFQVEYPTIMTNKMRNITKEFFAELEELEEEAEDAPHPIHSLMQKRGTRGKH; the protein is encoded by the exons ATGAATCGTTCAGAACTTGATTACTATGCAGTATTAAATGTTCCTCATGATGCGCCCAAGGAAAATATAACGCTGGCGTATCGCAAATTGGCCATACAGCTGTGTCCCCATCGCGATCCAAAGTATGAGCGTGACTTCGTTCCTCTTTTGGGACCAACACACATGGAACCGTTGTCATCTTATCGCCAATGGGAATATATTAACATGGCCTATGATGTTTTGG GAAACGATTTGTATCGGGCCATCTACGATCGTTTCGGTGAGGTTGGTCTCTTTCAGGGCATTCAATTGCCTAACGGTTACTTTCCGCCTTATCAATATCATGGGGATCATATGAAAGTATATCATGCCGTTTTTGGCAGCTACTCGCCTTACGCAAATATCATCGACGTCGTTACAAACCCACCTTTGCTCTATTCTACATTGGAACATGGCATTGGAGTACGTAAGAAAGACCCGCCGGtagagaaaattatttatttggagTTAGAAGAAGTATTCAAAGGCTGTACGAAATTAATGCATGTCTGGCGGCAAGAGTTCATTGACACGAAGGAAACACGCACAGAGAAAAG GAAGAAAACTCTTAAACTCAAGATACTACCAGGCACCACCCAAGGCACACGATTTTGCTTCAATGAGGAGGGTGACCGCTGTCCCACGAAAATCCCAgcagatattatatttataacagcTGATAAACCACATCCTCTATTCGAACGTAGCCACCATCATGATTTAGTCTATACCCATAACATAACTTTAAAGGACGCACTTGTTGGCTTTAGCTTCACAATTAGAACATTAGATAAGCGTGCTCTGAAAATAAACGTTTCCGATGTGGTATATCCTGGCTATATGAAAACTATGCCAAAGGAGGGACTTCCAGTATGTGAAAATTTACCAATCGCTCCTGACATGAGACCTGCTGGGTTGAAGAAAAAGAAATTCGGAGATCTGATAATAAAGTTTCAAG TCGAATATCCGACAATAATGACAAATAAAATGCGGAATATAACTAAGGAATTCTTCGCTGAATTAGAAGAATTGGAAGAAGAAGCTGAAGATGCTCCACACCCCATTCATAGCCTTATGCAAAAgagaggaactagaggcaaacacTAA